In Macadamia integrifolia cultivar HAES 741 chromosome 12, SCU_Mint_v3, whole genome shotgun sequence, the following are encoded in one genomic region:
- the LOC122057025 gene encoding uncharacterized protein LOC122057025 — protein MNFIFQILTSCSILWETIRIVFNLLIQGEDRPPTIPNEVSDSSAVNLNPDDPDDDEPIEVSEMKKKKKQKNATKSFKRSKKNDNLGEAIERMISLEEQKRADIAAMLAMKKTQGVDDTIDMVNEILNSIHGFELGSVHNVLALEVFEDQSKRHSFVKMHKSSRLLWLNRAI, from the exons atgaattttatttttcagattctCACAAGTTGTTCGATTCTTTGGGAAACAATAAGGATTGTATTCAATCTGCTTATTCAAG GTGAAGATCGACCACCAACAATACCAAATGAGGTTTCTGATTCCAGTGCTGTAAACTTGAATCCCGATGACCCAGATGATGATGAGCCCATTGAGGTGtcagaaatgaagaagaagaagaaacaaaagaatgCTACAAAGTCATTTAAGAGAtctaaaaaaaatgacaatctaGGAGAAGCTATTGAAAGAATGATTTCTCTGGAAGAGCAAAAAAGAGCAGATATTGCGGCTATGTTAGCCATGAAAAAAACCCAAGGAGTAGACGACACAATTGATATGGTTAATGAGATTCTCAACTCTATACACGGGTTTGAGCTTGGTAGTGTGCATAATGTGCTAGCTTTGGAGGTGTTTGAGGATCAAAGCAAAAGACATTCTTTTGTCAAGATGCATAAATCTTCTCGCTTACTATGGCTTAATAGAGCAATTTGA